A region from the Leptospira venezuelensis genome encodes:
- the motB gene encoding flagellar motor protein MotB, translating to MAKQKCPECIQNIPEYMLTYGDMVTLLLCFFIMLYRTGKTNAIEMQIILSAFKTTTGFFDGGQTLSKGKLEEMGMNIESLPSMTTGKALSKSKKTATELFKPEIEAGKVRVTEDERGLVISLVGADYFNPGSAILQEPIKNTLKKASGLIKGLERFVRVEGHCDADAVLPGANPSREERTYLNNWDLAGARAINSTDYIVGVGKLDPSWFQAVSFGSYRPLVVENQGSPEAKAFNRRIDIVILTEKSTKRSEYESNFGLPKSRVPGSETSTESGL from the coding sequence ATGGCAAAACAGAAATGTCCAGAATGTATCCAGAATATTCCAGAGTACATGCTTACTTATGGAGACATGGTTACACTTCTTCTTTGCTTCTTCATTATGTTATACCGTACAGGTAAGACAAACGCGATCGAGATGCAGATCATTCTATCCGCGTTCAAGACCACTACAGGATTTTTTGACGGCGGCCAAACTCTTTCCAAAGGAAAATTGGAAGAGATGGGTATGAATATAGAAAGTCTTCCTTCCATGACTACTGGAAAGGCGCTTTCTAAATCTAAGAAGACCGCTACAGAATTATTCAAACCTGAGATAGAAGCAGGAAAAGTACGAGTAACGGAAGATGAAAGAGGTCTTGTGATCAGTTTAGTAGGAGCTGATTATTTTAATCCAGGCTCCGCAATCTTACAGGAACCGATTAAAAATACGCTCAAAAAAGCCAGCGGACTCATCAAGGGATTAGAAAGATTCGTAAGGGTAGAAGGTCACTGTGACGCAGACGCAGTATTGCCCGGCGCTAATCCGAGCAGGGAAGAAAGAACTTATTTAAACAACTGGGATCTCGCAGGAGCGAGAGCAATAAACTCCACTGACTATATAGTTGGAGTTGGAAAGTTGGATCCGAGTTGGTTCCAAGCTGTGAGTTTCGGATCTTATAGACCTTTGGTTGTCGAGAACCAAGGAAGTCCAGAAGCAAAAGCATTCAATAGAAGAATTGATATCGTAATCTTAACGGAAAAATCCACCAAACGAAGTGAATACGAATCTAACTTTGGCCTGCCTAAGAGCCGAGTTCCTGGTTCGGAAACTTCTACCGAAAGTGGATTATAG
- a CDS encoding thiolase domain-containing protein translates to MREVAIIGAYETVHGNHKDRTLRDLVTEAGNGAIKDSGIDRKEIQAVYVGNYAGNEFNAQNTMGSYAANLLGLGDRPAIRTEGACASGGIAMRQGVLAVASGLYDTVLVLGVEKMNGLDPETTMEIVARGQDQDVEGGYCISGPSGFALNAIRHMHEFGTTKEMLATVAEKNYFHGSLNPFAHKQKEISFNNIMRARMVTTPFGFHDVSLVTDASAAVVITTKEKAKSVRKDYVLVKGSGIGGDYFNVALKKDSVSFPASVQAATEAFKMAGVERKDIDVLECHDCFTITEIINIEDLGFVEKGKGGQFTKDGHTRLGGKLPVNTSGGLKAKGHPVGATGVGQVVEMTYQLRDQSEKRQVANARTALTHVLGGPGAVSIVHILQRGE, encoded by the coding sequence ATGAGAGAAGTAGCAATCATCGGGGCCTATGAAACGGTCCACGGTAATCATAAAGACAGAACTCTTAGAGATTTAGTTACTGAAGCGGGTAATGGAGCAATCAAAGATTCAGGCATAGACAGAAAGGAAATCCAAGCTGTTTATGTTGGGAACTATGCAGGTAATGAGTTTAACGCTCAAAATACAATGGGTTCTTATGCGGCCAACTTACTTGGATTAGGTGATCGTCCTGCGATCAGGACGGAAGGAGCTTGTGCTTCTGGCGGAATCGCAATGAGACAAGGTGTTCTTGCTGTTGCATCCGGCCTATATGACACAGTATTAGTTCTGGGCGTGGAAAAAATGAATGGTTTAGATCCGGAAACTACGATGGAAATCGTAGCAAGAGGTCAAGACCAAGATGTAGAAGGCGGATATTGTATTTCAGGACCTTCTGGTTTTGCATTAAACGCAATCCGTCACATGCATGAGTTCGGAACTACGAAAGAAATGCTCGCGACCGTTGCAGAAAAAAATTACTTTCACGGTAGTTTGAATCCATTCGCTCATAAACAAAAAGAAATTTCTTTCAATAATATTATGAGAGCAAGAATGGTAACAACTCCATTCGGTTTTCATGATGTTTCCTTGGTTACGGACGCTTCTGCAGCAGTTGTGATCACTACGAAAGAAAAAGCAAAATCCGTTCGTAAAGACTATGTTTTAGTAAAGGGTTCCGGAATTGGTGGAGACTACTTCAATGTAGCTCTTAAGAAAGATTCCGTTAGCTTCCCCGCATCTGTGCAAGCAGCCACTGAGGCATTTAAAATGGCAGGTGTGGAAAGAAAGGACATCGATGTTCTGGAATGCCATGACTGCTTCACAATCACTGAGATCATCAATATAGAAGATCTCGGATTCGTGGAAAAAGGAAAAGGTGGCCAGTTCACTAAAGATGGCCACACTCGATTAGGTGGAAAACTTCCAGTAAACACTTCCGGCGGTTTAAAAGCAAAAGGTCATCCCGTTGGAGCTACAGGCGTTGGCCAAGTTGTAGAAATGACCTACCAACTCAGAGATCAATCCGAAAAACGACAAGTTGCCAATGCTCGCACCGCATTAACTCACGTACTTGGTGGCCCAGGTGCAGTTAGTATAGTGCATATTCTGCAGAGGGGGGAATAA
- a CDS encoding Zn-ribbon domain-containing OB-fold protein: MAEIMEAHSLTGKKCKSCGFEATDPVVSCTSCGSEDVEAKTFSGKGKVYTYTVVHVGFGHLAPRAPYVLAVIELEEGAKTMSIIEGEYQGKPVTESIAIDMPVLFDRTETSTGFIFKPA, from the coding sequence ATGGCGGAGATTATGGAAGCTCATTCTTTAACCGGAAAAAAATGTAAATCTTGTGGATTTGAAGCTACTGATCCTGTAGTTTCCTGCACAAGCTGCGGATCGGAAGATGTAGAAGCTAAGACTTTTTCAGGAAAAGGAAAAGTTTACACTTACACTGTGGTTCACGTTGGTTTCGGTCATTTGGCTCCAAGAGCGCCTTACGTTCTTGCAGTCATCGAACTGGAAGAAGGTGCAAAAACCATGAGTATTATCGAAGGAGAATACCAAGGGAAACCTGTCACCGAATCTATTGCGATAGATATGCCGGTTCTTTTCGATAGAACGGAAACTTCTACGGGATTTATTTTTAAACCCGCATGA
- the kdsB gene encoding 3-deoxy-manno-octulosonate cytidylyltransferase, whose translation MTKPKILGVIPARYGSSRFPGKPLAKIGDLPMIAWTYKNSLKSSLLHDVVVATDDERILQIVSDNGGKAVMTSPDHPSGTDRIREVALKYPDSGIIINIQGDEPGIESELIDGVAKLKLERPDWAMSTSAVLLEENEIQDPNRVKVVIDKNRKALYFSRSAIPSQFKKTVPAYRHLGIYGYDRDFLLGYPDLPPSALEESESLEQLRAMEAGHSIGVYIASRAALSVDTPEDLELVVEDFKKKGLIP comes from the coding sequence ATGACAAAACCGAAAATCCTCGGGGTCATACCCGCAAGATACGGAAGTTCCCGATTTCCTGGCAAACCATTAGCCAAGATCGGGGACCTTCCTATGATCGCCTGGACATATAAGAATTCTCTAAAGTCTTCTCTTTTACATGATGTAGTAGTCGCTACCGACGACGAAAGGATCTTACAGATTGTATCGGATAATGGTGGTAAGGCGGTAATGACATCTCCAGATCACCCTTCAGGAACAGATAGGATCAGAGAAGTTGCACTTAAATATCCTGACTCAGGCATTATCATCAATATACAAGGCGACGAACCTGGAATAGAATCGGAACTCATAGACGGAGTTGCAAAACTCAAACTGGAAAGACCGGATTGGGCGATGAGCACTTCAGCTGTTCTATTAGAAGAAAATGAGATCCAAGATCCGAACAGGGTCAAAGTAGTAATTGATAAGAATAGAAAGGCGCTCTACTTCTCCCGTTCCGCAATCCCTAGCCAATTTAAAAAAACTGTGCCTGCTTATAGACATCTGGGGATCTATGGATACGATCGGGACTTCTTACTTGGATATCCTGATCTTCCCCCAAGCGCGTTAGAGGAATCAGAATCACTCGAACAATTAAGAGCAATGGAAGCAGGACATTCTATCGGAGTGTATATAGCAAGCCGCGCAGCATTGAGCGTGGACACGCCCGAAGATTTGGAACTAGTAGTAGAGGATTTTAAGAAGAAGGGACTGATCCCTTAA
- a CDS encoding STAS domain-containing protein — protein sequence MSDEFKINVDLEPNVPVIHISGEITSEADDEILGKYQSIPEQRRTRVILNFHGTSYINSAGLATLISLITKASESSSKIEFAGLNDHFRKVMDIVGLTDFVLIHNTLQEALS from the coding sequence ATGTCTGACGAATTCAAAATAAACGTGGATCTTGAACCTAATGTCCCGGTAATCCATATCTCTGGAGAAATTACCTCCGAGGCGGATGACGAAATTTTAGGAAAATACCAATCCATTCCCGAACAACGTAGGACCAGGGTGATTTTGAATTTCCATGGAACGTCTTACATCAATTCGGCGGGACTTGCGACATTGATCAGTTTGATAACCAAAGCAAGTGAATCTTCTTCCAAAATTGAATTTGCCGGTTTAAACGATCATTTCAGAAAAGTAATGGATATAGTCGGTCTTACGGATTTCGTCTTAATCCACAACACTCTGCAAGAAGCTCTTAGTTAA
- a CDS encoding cell division protein FtsQ/DivIB yields MRHNIIDFLKESVQKRTSWWLLAFLFLLASTLGWGYRKGTLPQELNKLILTGHETLRTEEIVQIMGIQPGTSFENYDLGQMEHRLTSHPRIKSAHLEKKTDDQLLVEITERKPNYLVNSDGHLFEIDPELKIISMDDVRSKGLTVLSGTFPREKGEVVGAAFKDLHTSVENAFRSYPALKTRISEVSLHEDGEIFVYADTPLPVRIQVGTLFQTEQVRKLYAVLAYLEKEKVRPKLVDIRGEDAVYH; encoded by the coding sequence ATGAGACATAATATAATTGACTTTTTGAAAGAATCCGTTCAAAAAAGAACGAGTTGGTGGCTTCTGGCCTTCCTCTTTCTATTGGCAAGCACTCTAGGCTGGGGATATAGGAAAGGGACCCTTCCCCAGGAGTTGAATAAACTCATACTGACAGGACACGAAACTCTTAGAACGGAAGAAATAGTTCAGATCATGGGTATCCAACCGGGAACCTCTTTCGAAAATTACGACCTCGGCCAAATGGAACACCGACTAACCTCACATCCCAGAATCAAATCCGCTCATTTGGAAAAGAAAACGGACGACCAGTTGCTGGTAGAGATCACCGAAAGAAAACCGAATTATCTTGTGAACTCCGACGGCCACCTTTTCGAAATAGATCCTGAGCTTAAAATAATTTCTATGGATGATGTTAGGAGCAAAGGACTTACGGTTCTTTCTGGAACTTTTCCAAGAGAAAAAGGAGAAGTAGTCGGCGCTGCATTCAAAGATCTTCATACTTCCGTGGAGAATGCATTTCGTTCCTATCCAGCATTAAAGACCCGAATCTCCGAAGTGTCCTTGCATGAAGACGGAGAAATTTTTGTCTACGCTGACACTCCTCTACCAGTTCGCATCCAAGTTGGGACCTTATTCCAAACGGAACAGGTCAGAAAGTTATATGCTGTATTAGCATATCTTGAAAAAGAAAAAGTCCGCCCGAAACTCGTGGACATACGAGGAGAAGACGCGGTCTACCATTAA
- a CDS encoding motility protein A, translated as MDIATIIGFGAAITVFIFGILSAGLNPIDIVDIPSILITFGGATACTVMAVPWQNTLELGKVTRKAFREEKSDLIGLIKTLVSFSEKARREGLLALEDDVNELPEEFLRKGITLVVDGTDPELVRNIMETEMSNIASRHGAGKAWWENWGALAPAFGMIGTLIGLVQMLKNLGSGDASAIGTGMAAALITTLYGSMGANMVAIPIMKKLIRKSEDELLVRQIMIEGTLSIQSGDNPRIVKDKLASYLPPGERGVLKDEND; from the coding sequence ATGGATATAGCTACAATCATAGGCTTCGGCGCCGCGATAACCGTATTTATTTTCGGGATTCTCTCTGCCGGTTTGAATCCGATCGATATCGTGGACATTCCTTCGATCCTAATTACATTCGGAGGGGCAACTGCTTGTACGGTTATGGCTGTACCTTGGCAAAATACTTTGGAATTAGGCAAGGTAACTCGTAAGGCTTTTAGAGAAGAAAAAAGCGATTTGATCGGACTCATTAAAACATTAGTTTCCTTCTCCGAAAAAGCAAGGAGAGAAGGTCTACTCGCATTAGAAGATGATGTGAACGAACTTCCTGAAGAATTTTTAAGAAAGGGAATTACCCTTGTAGTGGATGGAACCGATCCTGAACTCGTTCGGAATATTATGGAAACCGAAATGAGTAATATTGCCTCGAGACACGGTGCTGGAAAAGCCTGGTGGGAAAACTGGGGAGCGCTTGCACCTGCATTCGGGATGATCGGAACTCTTATCGGACTCGTTCAGATGTTAAAGAACCTTGGATCCGGAGACGCGAGTGCGATCGGAACAGGGATGGCGGCTGCTTTGATCACCACATTGTACGGATCTATGGGGGCGAATATGGTCGCGATCCCCATCATGAAAAAACTCATACGTAAATCCGAAGACGAATTATTAGTAAGACAGATCATGATAGAAGGTACACTCTCCATTCAGTCAGGAGATAACCCACGTATCGTGAAAGATAAGCTCGCAAGTTATCTGCCACCTGGCGAACGCGGCGTATTAAAAGACGAAAACGATTAA
- a CDS encoding flagellar FlbD family protein, with the protein MITLHRLKGNEFVLNASHIECIEANPDTTITLSNDRKYVVLESIPEVIEKILEFKKRVLVFPLGSAPDQFKRAD; encoded by the coding sequence GTGATTACTTTACATAGATTAAAAGGAAATGAATTCGTTCTGAACGCCTCTCATATTGAATGTATCGAAGCTAATCCGGATACTACGATCACTTTGTCTAATGATAGAAAATATGTGGTCCTGGAAAGTATACCCGAAGTGATCGAGAAAATTTTGGAGTTCAAAAAACGAGTGCTGGTGTTTCCTTTGGGTTCCGCGCCGGATCAATTTAAGAGGGCAGATTAA
- a CDS encoding glycosyltransferase translates to MKVAVIHDWLNGMRGGEIVLDSILKVFPDADLFTLFYEKGKLNERIENRKIVTAFTDNLPFKSKYRWYLPLFPTAIESLDLRGYDLILSSSHCVAKGVIPDPDAIHISYVHSPMRYVWDLYYDYFPARSGLKFFAFELVSNYLRTWDSVSSNRVDSFLCNSEFVARRIQKFYRRDSKVVYPPCLPKGFKVKAGKKENFDLIVSAFAPYKRIDLAIEAYRKNGRPLKILGSGQEYKKLIKDLPPNVEILPHRPRNEVQEYMAKAKTFIFPGMEDFGIAPVEAQGYCTPVLAYAKGGALETVVSGKTGLFFREQTVEALNSAIEESDRKEWKPKDFQASVNRFTEEKFIIQIQKTVETINKNSGKRRGV, encoded by the coding sequence ATGAAAGTCGCAGTGATCCATGATTGGCTGAATGGAATGAGGGGAGGAGAGATTGTACTCGATTCTATCCTAAAAGTATTTCCAGATGCAGATCTATTTACCCTTTTTTATGAAAAAGGAAAGTTAAACGAAAGAATAGAAAATAGAAAGATCGTAACCGCTTTCACTGATAATCTTCCTTTCAAATCCAAATATCGCTGGTATCTTCCATTATTTCCAACTGCGATAGAGTCTTTGGATCTAAGAGGATATGATCTGATCCTATCTTCTTCTCATTGTGTTGCAAAAGGTGTGATCCCTGATCCTGACGCCATCCATATCAGTTATGTACATTCTCCCATGAGATATGTTTGGGACTTGTATTATGATTATTTTCCTGCGAGAAGCGGTTTAAAATTTTTCGCATTCGAACTTGTTTCTAATTATCTTCGTACTTGGGATTCTGTTTCTTCCAATAGAGTGGACTCATTCTTATGCAACTCGGAGTTCGTTGCGAGAAGGATCCAAAAGTTTTATAGAAGGGATTCCAAGGTAGTTTATCCCCCTTGTTTGCCTAAAGGTTTTAAGGTCAAAGCGGGAAAGAAAGAAAACTTCGATCTGATCGTGTCCGCATTCGCTCCTTATAAACGGATCGACTTGGCAATAGAAGCTTACCGAAAGAATGGGAGGCCGCTTAAAATTTTAGGAAGCGGCCAAGAATATAAGAAACTTATAAAAGATCTTCCCCCGAATGTGGAGATCTTACCTCATAGGCCAAGAAATGAAGTGCAAGAGTATATGGCCAAGGCAAAGACATTCATTTTTCCTGGGATGGAAGATTTCGGGATCGCACCCGTTGAGGCCCAGGGGTATTGTACTCCTGTTCTGGCTTATGCGAAAGGTGGAGCCTTGGAAACAGTGGTCTCCGGAAAGACTGGGCTATTCTTCAGAGAGCAAACAGTAGAGGCGTTGAACTCAGCAATCGAGGAATCCGACCGGAAAGAATGGAAACCTAAGGACTTTCAGGCCTCGGTAAACCGTTTTACAGAGGAAAAATTCATCATCCAAATCCAAAAGACGGTCGAGACTATAAACAAGAACTCTGGAAAAAGGAGGGGCGTGTGA
- a CDS encoding c-type cytochrome — protein sequence MKTRAILISLFVSILSLIFLLNCGDKEKPKEEAAPVASAATLSPEVEEGKKLFLENGCNACHGDTGAGDGAAAASLNPKPRNYKAPANEWKNGPTEAGILKTLNNGIPSNPVMTSYKFLGDEKLKKISKYVIYLNQN from the coding sequence ATGAAGACTCGGGCAATCCTGATTTCCCTTTTTGTTTCCATTCTCTCCCTCATCTTCCTATTGAACTGCGGAGATAAAGAAAAGCCGAAAGAAGAAGCTGCACCTGTAGCAAGCGCAGCAACTTTAAGTCCAGAAGTAGAAGAAGGTAAAAAACTTTTTCTTGAGAACGGATGTAACGCATGTCACGGAGATACCGGTGCTGGAGACGGAGCAGCTGCGGCTAGCTTAAATCCAAAACCTAGAAATTACAAAGCACCTGCTAACGAGTGGAAAAATGGTCCTACAGAAGCGGGAATTCTGAAAACTTTGAATAACGGAATTCCAAGCAACCCTGTGATGACTTCCTACAAGTTCTTAGGTGACGAAAAACTTAAAAAGATTTCTAAGTACGTAATCTACCTAAACCAAAATTAA
- a CDS encoding MlaD family protein, producing the protein MKFPIPSPIHIGFVFFCAFFVLLYQAVIERSGSEEDYPYTLKIYYPKSQGIRPGTPVSILGLERGIVRDVDVVGIEEVPDKRFLDKNRTKAVEITIRLAEPITLYSNYDISFRTATVLSGRTIDINPGSAEEDSKQAFFKPTYKEEEDFRPDFAPSARYYDDFFAASTGVIRENKEDINLMFANMEEISYKLKSSNGSIPRFINDPDTYDNLAETLTDMRILGDDARRYVEGYRKIERSAPIPFSINLYRRTTIIGGISSDFYLNKL; encoded by the coding sequence ATGAAATTTCCGATCCCTTCTCCCATACATATAGGTTTCGTTTTCTTTTGTGCTTTTTTCGTACTCTTATACCAAGCAGTGATAGAACGATCAGGTTCCGAAGAAGATTATCCTTATACTTTAAAAATTTATTATCCAAAGTCTCAAGGTATACGCCCGGGAACTCCAGTCAGTATTTTAGGATTGGAGAGAGGGATCGTTAGAGATGTAGATGTGGTCGGGATAGAAGAAGTTCCTGACAAAAGATTTTTGGATAAGAACAGGACAAAGGCAGTAGAGATAACCATACGCCTTGCAGAACCTATCACATTGTATTCAAACTATGATATTAGTTTTAGGACAGCAACTGTTCTTTCTGGAAGGACCATAGATATTAATCCCGGGAGTGCGGAAGAAGATTCCAAGCAGGCATTCTTCAAACCAACATATAAGGAAGAAGAGGACTTTCGTCCAGACTTTGCTCCTTCTGCCAGATACTATGATGACTTTTTTGCGGCATCAACCGGTGTGATCCGAGAGAATAAAGAAGATATCAATCTGATGTTCGCGAACATGGAAGAGATCTCATACAAACTTAAAAGTAGTAATGGTTCTATTCCTAGGTTCATAAACGATCCGGATACCTATGATAATTTGGCTGAGACTTTGACCGATATGAGAATTTTAGGAGATGATGCCAGAAGATACGTCGAAGGATACCGCAAGATAGAAAGAAGCGCTCCCATTCCTTTCTCTATCAATTTGTATCGTAGGACTACCATCATCGGTGGGATTTCCAGCGATTTCTATCTGAACAAACTATAA
- a CDS encoding flagellar basal body-associated FliL family protein, whose translation MGDPEIDEEEGGLPAADAGAGSSPLIKWLIYIAGAVFGIIIVVLVSMFVAKQAATSTFREMKNVALVKPPPPLMTFQFQEEFRINTADKGETHFVKMKLSFGVARDDAKITAELAERIAQMRDLVNLIIGRKTKDDLIDVEDQLDLREEIKAQINHILSDGKIQEVYFTEFIVN comes from the coding sequence ATGGGCGATCCCGAAATAGACGAGGAAGAAGGCGGTTTACCCGCGGCGGATGCCGGCGCCGGCTCGTCTCCGCTCATCAAATGGCTGATCTATATTGCCGGTGCTGTATTTGGAATTATCATAGTTGTACTTGTTTCCATGTTTGTTGCGAAACAGGCTGCGACTAGCACTTTCCGTGAAATGAAAAACGTGGCCTTAGTAAAACCACCTCCGCCATTAATGACCTTCCAATTCCAGGAAGAGTTCAGAATTAACACTGCGGATAAAGGTGAAACTCACTTCGTAAAGATGAAATTATCTTTTGGAGTTGCGAGAGACGATGCTAAGATCACTGCAGAACTTGCGGAAAGGATCGCTCAGATGAGAGACTTGGTAAACCTAATTATAGGAAGAAAGACCAAGGATGACCTGATCGATGTAGAGGATCAATTGGATTTGAGAGAAGAGATCAAGGCTCAGATCAATCATATTCTCTCTGACGGAAAGATCCAAGAAGTTTACTTCACAGAATTTATCGTCAACTGA
- a CDS encoding glucose 1-dehydrogenase produces the protein MAKQFEGKVALVTGAASPRGLGRAIANTIARDGGDVVVVDLNKEHIEQAAADIAKEFGVKTLGIPVNVTKPEDCDAAINAVKEKFGKLDFLVNNAGVLKDNLFIRMSEQEYDFVMDVNAKGVFLMTKYASKLLLKAPSGRIVNISSLSGLSGQPGQANYSSSKAAVIALTKVAAREFSGRNVLVNAVCPGYVQTDMTASLPEEVQKKLTDPMFIPLKRPGTQQEIANAVEFFLSDKASYITGVFLRVDGGAGIGM, from the coding sequence ATGGCAAAACAATTCGAAGGTAAAGTTGCATTAGTTACGGGAGCCGCATCTCCCAGAGGTTTAGGTCGCGCTATCGCTAATACTATCGCAAGAGATGGTGGAGATGTAGTCGTAGTAGACTTGAATAAGGAGCATATCGAGCAAGCTGCTGCGGATATCGCTAAAGAATTCGGCGTTAAAACATTAGGTATTCCAGTAAACGTTACTAAGCCTGAAGATTGCGACGCTGCTATCAACGCTGTTAAAGAAAAATTCGGTAAACTGGACTTCTTAGTAAACAACGCAGGCGTTCTGAAAGATAATCTTTTTATCAGAATGAGCGAACAAGAGTATGATTTCGTAATGGATGTGAACGCAAAAGGTGTATTCTTAATGACTAAGTATGCTTCTAAACTTCTTTTAAAAGCTCCTTCCGGTAGAATTGTGAACATCTCTTCTCTTTCAGGTCTTTCTGGCCAACCTGGTCAAGCGAACTATTCTTCTTCAAAAGCTGCTGTGATCGCTCTTACTAAAGTTGCTGCGAGAGAATTTTCTGGTAGAAACGTTCTAGTAAATGCGGTTTGCCCTGGTTACGTACAAACGGATATGACTGCTTCTCTTCCTGAAGAAGTTCAGAAAAAACTTACCGATCCTATGTTCATTCCTCTAAAGAGACCTGGTACTCAACAAGAGATCGCTAACGCTGTAGAATTCTTCCTTTCCGATAAAGCATCCTATATCACTGGTGTTTTCCTCCGTGTAGACGGTGGCGCCGGTATCGGAATGTAA
- the ftsA gene encoding cell division protein FtsA: MESSERIIVSLDLGSALTKVVVGRPISEYETEIIGTGMFPSSGIKNGSIINIEATTRSIIEAVSEAELMCGQEIGYVVVNVTGKSVRADNSKGVVAITNRDRVVTEPDIVRVIEAAQAVRVPADQEILHVLSKEFSVDDQTSIKDPIGMTGVRLEAEVHIVTAGLTALHNLEKCIEAAGLAEETRVLSSLASSDAVLTSGEKDLGTAVLDIGAGICDLIVYVDGGIAYSSVIPFGGYNVTSDLSIGLKTTIETAELVKKRFGHCSLEEIDPTETVEIPPISGRPSRTVLREELVHVIEPRMREIFEMVDAELIKSGKKSFLAGGVILTGGGSLLEGIESLAEDVFRLTVTRARPAGLSGLSDRVSSPEFATAVGLIKYASRLGDMERKSQDRSETWGKKIRRWIEENL, translated from the coding sequence ATGGAATCTTCTGAAAGAATCATAGTCTCTCTGGATCTCGGATCAGCACTTACAAAGGTGGTGGTAGGTCGTCCTATCTCCGAATACGAAACTGAAATTATCGGAACAGGAATGTTTCCTTCTTCAGGGATCAAAAACGGATCCATTATCAATATAGAAGCTACCACTCGTTCCATCATAGAAGCTGTGAGCGAGGCAGAACTCATGTGCGGCCAAGAGATCGGTTATGTTGTGGTGAATGTAACCGGCAAATCTGTTCGTGCAGACAATTCCAAAGGAGTTGTTGCTATCACGAATAGAGATAGAGTAGTAACCGAACCTGATATAGTTAGAGTAATAGAAGCCGCACAAGCAGTTCGAGTCCCTGCTGACCAAGAAATTTTACATGTTCTTTCTAAAGAATTCTCCGTAGACGATCAAACTTCTATCAAAGATCCGATAGGGATGACGGGAGTTCGTCTAGAAGCAGAAGTTCATATAGTTACGGCAGGTCTAACAGCACTTCATAATTTAGAAAAATGTATTGAAGCAGCTGGTTTGGCAGAAGAGACAAGAGTTCTTTCAAGTCTCGCATCTTCAGATGCAGTATTAACTTCCGGAGAAAAAGATCTAGGCACAGCAGTTCTGGACATAGGTGCAGGAATTTGTGATCTGATCGTTTATGTGGACGGAGGGATTGCTTATTCTTCCGTGATCCCATTCGGCGGTTATAATGTTACTTCCGATCTTTCCATCGGTTTAAAGACTACTATTGAAACTGCGGAACTTGTTAAAAAAAGATTCGGCCATTGTTCATTAGAAGAAATAGATCCCACTGAGACCGTTGAGATCCCACCAATCAGCGGAAGACCTTCCAGAACTGTTCTTAGAGAAGAACTAGTTCATGTGATCGAACCTCGTATGAGGGAAATTTTCGAAATGGTGGACGCAGAACTTATCAAATCTGGAAAAAAATCCTTCTTAGCTGGGGGGGTCATCCTTACAGGAGGAGGAAGCCTTTTAGAAGGAATCGAAAGTCTGGCAGAAGATGTATTTCGTCTAACGGTAACTCGTGCAAGACCTGCAGGACTCTCCGGGCTTTCGGATAGAGTATCTTCTCCTGAATTCGCTACCGCAGTTGGGCTTATCAAATACGCCTCCAGATTAGGGGACATGGAAAGAAAATCCCAGGACAGAAGCGAAACCTGGGGCAAAAAAATTCGGAGATGGATAGAGGAAAACCTCTAA